A stretch of Phycisphaerae bacterium DNA encodes these proteins:
- the pdxA gene encoding 4-hydroxythreonine-4-phosphate dehydrogenase PdxA produces the protein MNTSNGNNLPVIAVTMGDPAGIGAEVIVKALADPEIRALGRFVVFGLNEAITYAGDLAEVDAFWWRDQHDHLQHYEHPVVVADYDEYNILGADEHGPTKQGGQISYQFLLDACEAYRRNLVDAVVTGPISKISWREAGVKYPGHTEFFADQFRAKRVTMMFVAEKLRVSLATIHMPLMDVRNCFTIGRVFQPIDLMHQALTEWFGIPKPRIGVCGLNPHASDDGRFGDEEERIIRPAIVMARDAGIEAEGPFPADTLFVKALEGRYDGVVAMYHDQGLIPIKLLAFDSSVNVTLGLPFIRTSVDHGTAFDIVGKNKANPGSMKHALKLACQVAANQKQKSPAQRRLNWR, from the coding sequence ATGAATACGTCAAACGGCAACAACCTGCCCGTGATCGCGGTCACGATGGGCGACCCGGCCGGCATTGGAGCCGAGGTCATCGTCAAGGCCCTCGCCGATCCCGAAATCCGCGCGCTCGGCCGGTTCGTCGTCTTCGGTCTCAACGAGGCCATCACCTACGCGGGCGATCTGGCCGAGGTCGATGCCTTCTGGTGGCGCGATCAGCACGACCACCTGCAGCACTACGAGCATCCCGTCGTGGTCGCCGATTACGACGAATACAACATCCTCGGCGCCGACGAACACGGCCCGACCAAGCAGGGCGGTCAGATATCCTACCAGTTCCTTCTCGACGCCTGCGAAGCCTATCGCCGCAACCTCGTCGACGCCGTCGTCACCGGACCGATCAGCAAAATCTCATGGCGCGAAGCCGGCGTCAAATACCCCGGCCACACCGAATTCTTCGCCGATCAGTTCCGCGCCAAGCGAGTGACCATGATGTTCGTGGCCGAAAAACTCCGCGTCTCCCTGGCCACCATCCATATGCCCCTGATGGACGTCCGCAACTGCTTCACCATCGGCCGCGTCTTTCAGCCGATCGACCTGATGCACCAGGCCCTCACCGAGTGGTTCGGCATCCCCAAACCGCGAATCGGCGTCTGCGGCCTCAATCCGCACGCCAGCGACGACGGCCGCTTCGGCGACGAAGAGGAACGCATCATTCGGCCCGCTATCGTCATGGCCCGCGACGCCGGCATCGAAGCCGAAGGACCCTTTCCCGCCGACACCCTCTTCGTCAAGGCCCTCGAAGGCCGCTACGACGGCGTCGTCGCCATGTACCACGACCAGGGCCTGATCCCGATCAAGCTCCTGGCCTTCGACTCCTCGGTCAACGTCACCCTCGGACTGCCGTTCATCCGCACCAGTGTCGATCACGGCACCGCCTTCGACATCGTCGGCAAGAACAAGGCCAATCCCGGCTCCATGAAACACGCCCTCAAGCTCGCCTGCCAGGTCGCCGCCAATCAGAAGCAAAAATCCCCCGCCCAGCGCCGCCTGAACTGGCGATGA